The following are encoded together in the Glycine soja cultivar W05 chromosome 5, ASM419377v2, whole genome shotgun sequence genome:
- the LOC114411290 gene encoding uncharacterized protein LOC114411290: protein MDRSWMNASRITEEYENGVEEFLQFAQSKAEPMWGKFFCPCVKCGNGRRQTIDDIRTHLICEGIIRSYTKWIWHGESLDTADMSQPDDVTAASGNPIEYMIHDLGQEGFEEAHAALYDNIEVDSKMPLYSGCTSFTKLSVVLALVNLKARFGWSDKSFSELLMLLKTILPADNVLPKNHYEAKKILCPVGMQYEKIHACCNDCILYRDEFAELDYCPVCGVSRYKTTNGDSTVLVSTANRRPAKVCWYLPIIPRFKRLFVNGEDSKNLMWHANTRKSDGLMRHPADSPQWKAIDRLYPNFGAEPRNLRLGLATDGMNPFGTLTTNHSSWLVLLFIYNLPPWLCMKRKYVMLSMMIAGPRQPGNDIDVYLRPLIDDLRKLWDEGVDVWDANLQHAFKLRAMVFCTINDFPAYGNLSGYSVKGHHACPICEQNTSFRQLKHGKKTVYTRHRRFLK from the coding sequence atggatcgaagttggatgaacgcATCACGTATAACTGAAGAGTACGAGAATGGTGTTGAAGAGTTTTTGCAGTTTGCTCAAAGTAAAGCGGAACCTATGTGGGGGAAATTTTTTTGTCCATGTGTGAAGTGTGGAAATGGGAGGCGCCAAACAATTGATGACATAAGAACCCATCTTATTTGTGAGGGAATAATTCGTAGCTACACaaagtggatatggcatggggaaTCCCTCGATACAGCTGACATGTCACAGCCTGACGATGTTACTGCAGCCAGTGGAAATCCTATAGAATATATGATTCACGATCTTGGGCAAGAGGGGTTTGAAGAGGCACATGCAGCGTTGTATGACAACATAGAAGTTGATTCAAAAATGCCTTTGTATTCCGGCTGCACATCTTTCACAAAGTTGTCTGTTGTGTTAGCTCTAGTTAACTTGAAGGCTcgatttgggtggagtgacaagagTTTTAGTGAGTTGCTGATGTTGTTGAAAACAATTCTTCCTGCTGATAACGTGTTGCCAAAGAATCACTACGAAGCAAAGAAGATTTTATGTCCAGTTGGGATGCAGTACGaaaaaattcatgcatgttgTAATGACTGCATTTTGTACAGAGATGAATTTGCTGAACTAGATTACTGCCCTGTGTGCGGGGTTTCAAGGTACAAAACGACCAACGGAGATTCTACTGTACTAGTATCTACCGCCAACCGCCGTCCAGCGAAGGTGTGTTGGTATCTcccaataataccaaggtttaagcggTTGTTTGTTAATGGAGAAGATTCAAAAAACCTTATGTGGCATGCAAATACCAGAAAATCAGATGGATTGATGCGACATCCTGCAGATAGCCCGCAATGGAAGGCAATTGATCGTCTGTATCCTAACTTTGGGGCCGAGCCTAGAAATTTAAGGCTTGGTCTTGCAACAGACGGAATGAACCCATTTGGAACCTTAACTACTAACCATAGCTCGTGGCTCGTTTTGCTCTTCATTTATAATCTCCCTccgtggttgtgcatgaagcgaaagtaTGTTATGCTGAGTATGATGATAGCTGGTCCAAGACAACCAGGTAATGATATCGACGTATATCTAAGACCTTTAATTGATGATTTACGGAAATTGTGGGATGAAGGGGTTGATGTATGGGACGCAAATTTACAGCATGCTTTCAAGTTGCGTGCAATGGTTTTTTGTACCATAAATGACTTTCCAGCCTACGGAAATTTAAGTGGATATAGTGTCAAAGGACATCACGCATGTCCTATATGTGAGCAAAATACAAGTTTCCGCCAACTtaaacatggaaagaagactGTCTATACCAGGCATCGAAGATTTCTCAAATAG